The Euphorbia lathyris chromosome 2, ddEupLath1.1, whole genome shotgun sequence genome includes a window with the following:
- the LOC136217514 gene encoding lysine-specific demethylase REF6-like has translation MKSSESSVPYETLADRNQEMSQVKGLFSMKEKFVSLCERSRFSLSNGIDPTQSMDSSTDNEGNVHGEKLSDQRLFSCATCGILSFDCIAIVQPREAAARYLMSADCSFFNDWIVGSGVINDGFSIANGSINTSDQNPFSREISCFVTVLYWWCMALALNHAVYYEDSQI, from the exons ATGAAGTCTTCAGAAAGTTCAGTTCCTTATGAAACCTTGGCAGATAGGAACCAGGAAATGAGTCAAGTAAAAGGCCTCTTTTCAATGAAAGAAAAGTTTGTTTCTCTATGTGAAAGAAGCAGGTTTTCCTTGTCGAATGGAATTGACCCCACACAAAGTATGGACTCTAGCACTGACAATGAGGGTAATGTGCATGGTGAGAAGCTATCCGATCAGAGACTGTTTTCATGTGCAACTTGTGGAATTTTGAGCTTTGATTGCATTGCTATTGTTCAACCAAGAGAAGCAGCTGCTAGATACCTCATGTCTGCTGATTGTAGCTTCTTTAATGACTGGATTGTTGGTTCTGGAGTGATTAATGATGGGTTTTCCATAGCCAATGGCAGCATAAATACTTCGGATCAGAATCCCTTTTCAA GGGAAATCAGTTGTTTTGTCACTGTGCTATATTGGTGGTGCATGGCTCTAGCCTTGAATCATGCAGTCTACTATGAGGACAGTCAAATCTGA